The Nocardia sp. XZ_19_385 genome window below encodes:
- a CDS encoding MBL fold metallo-hydrolase has translation MKQISADLWQTDTLSPFPGLNTNAYLWTSPEGNVLFYNTTHEHEFDHMAELGGVAHQYLSHRDEVASSLATVRERFGAQLHIHKADAGEVTQVPVDDPFDTRHFALGGLEVIPTPGHTPGSACYLATISGRRHLFTGDTLVLGKDGWWAGYLEGHSDRDTLVSSLERLGRLAPEIIVSSAFMSDSGVTELGDRQWADCVTEARTGLTG, from the coding sequence ATGAAGCAGATTTCCGCTGATCTCTGGCAGACCGACACGCTGAGCCCGTTCCCCGGGTTGAACACCAACGCCTACCTGTGGACCTCCCCCGAGGGAAATGTGTTGTTCTACAACACCACCCACGAGCACGAGTTCGACCACATGGCCGAACTGGGCGGGGTCGCACACCAGTATCTGAGCCACCGCGACGAGGTCGCCTCGTCGCTGGCCACCGTCCGGGAACGGTTCGGGGCACAGTTGCACATTCACAAAGCCGACGCCGGCGAGGTCACCCAGGTCCCGGTCGACGACCCGTTCGATACCCGGCATTTCGCGCTCGGCGGGCTGGAAGTGATTCCTACGCCGGGTCATACGCCCGGCAGCGCCTGCTACCTGGCGACCATCTCCGGCCGACGGCACCTGTTCACCGGCGACACCCTGGTGCTCGGCAAGGACGGCTGGTGGGCCGGTTACCTGGAGGGACACAGCGATCGCGACACGCTCGTGTCCAGCCTGGAGCGGCTCGGGCGGCTCGCCCCCGAGATCATCGTGTCCAGCGCCTTCATGAGCGACTCCGGTGTCACCGAGCTCGGCGACCGGCAGTGGGCCGACTGTGTGACCGAGGCGCGCACGGGGTTAACGGGCTGA
- a CDS encoding DUF2867 domain-containing protein translates to MRLPKSAHTERPWRIHEIAADFIIEDVWALPTPGGPDDLPEFVDWFASDDGDAEPSAIYRILFAIRWRLGALLGLDSEQSGVGKRVPTVRDRLPADLRDGPRGPDLATVPFTSVYLTDTEWVAEMANKTVHGLMHIGWVPDGNGGYHGQMAVLTKPNGLLGRLYMAAILPFRYGLVYPALMAMIKRGWAARGVGRSPR, encoded by the coding sequence ATGAGACTTCCGAAATCCGCGCACACCGAGCGTCCGTGGCGAATCCACGAGATCGCCGCCGATTTCATCATCGAGGATGTGTGGGCCCTGCCGACACCCGGCGGTCCTGACGACCTGCCGGAGTTCGTGGATTGGTTCGCCTCCGACGACGGCGACGCCGAGCCCTCGGCGATTTACCGCATCCTGTTCGCGATCCGCTGGCGGCTGGGCGCGCTGCTCGGCCTGGATTCCGAGCAATCCGGTGTGGGCAAACGCGTTCCGACAGTGCGCGATCGGCTACCCGCCGACCTCCGCGACGGCCCTCGTGGCCCGGACCTGGCCACGGTGCCCTTCACCTCGGTATACCTGACCGACACCGAGTGGGTCGCCGAGATGGCAAACAAGACCGTCCACGGCCTCATGCACATCGGCTGGGTCCCCGACGGCAACGGCGGCTACCACGGCCAGATGGCCGTACTGACCAAACCCAACGGCCTGCTCGGCAGGCTCTACATGGCCGCAATCCTGCCGTTCCGGTACGGGCTGGTCTATCCCGCCCTGATGGCAATGATCAAACGCGGCTGGGCAGCCCGCGGAGTCGGTCGCAGCCCGAGATAG
- a CDS encoding helix-turn-helix domain-containing protein has translation MVEQARSWRIERNGNAAFVALGAEFACIGENSAAEPKGFRHPAWQLVLSAEAPVLVRDELGGVTSGPGILVSPRVFRTFSYPAGYVSLWIDPYRLSGPPGLHALDSTQVTRLLTGLGTELEPDRLRAAVDRTLGMNPPLDPRLAQALDLLDGGDPAAELAARVGLSPRRLRQLGAATLGCSLPTLRRWHRLREAVVQLPFRPAAEVAARTGFADQSHLVRTTVAMGGVTPGAMFSRWQAPAPERNVGIPTPKD, from the coding sequence ATGGTCGAGCAGGCGCGGTCCTGGCGTATTGAACGAAACGGCAATGCCGCGTTCGTCGCGCTGGGGGCAGAGTTCGCCTGTATCGGCGAGAATTCCGCCGCGGAGCCGAAAGGGTTCCGGCACCCGGCATGGCAGCTTGTGCTGTCGGCGGAAGCGCCGGTGCTGGTTCGCGATGAACTCGGGGGCGTGACCAGCGGGCCCGGAATCCTGGTCTCGCCCCGTGTCTTTCGCACGTTCAGCTATCCGGCGGGTTATGTCTCGCTGTGGATCGACCCCTATCGGCTATCCGGCCCGCCTGGCCTGCACGCATTGGACAGCACCCAGGTCACCCGGCTGCTGACCGGCCTGGGCACCGAGCTCGAACCGGATCGGCTGCGTGCGGCCGTGGACCGGACGCTCGGCATGAACCCGCCGCTCGATCCCCGGCTGGCCCAGGCGCTCGACCTGCTCGACGGCGGCGATCCGGCGGCCGAGCTGGCCGCGCGAGTCGGATTGTCGCCCAGACGGTTACGCCAACTCGGCGCCGCGACCTTGGGGTGCTCGCTGCCCACCCTGCGGCGCTGGCATCGCCTGCGCGAGGCTGTCGTCCAGCTACCTTTCCGCCCGGCCGCCGAGGTGGCCGCGCGAACCGGGTTCGCCGACCAATCGCACCTGGTCCGCACGACCGTCGCGATGGGCGGAGTGACCCCCGGGGCGATGTTCTCGCGCTGGCAGGCCCCGGCGCCCGAGCGAAATGTGGGCATCCCCACACCTAAGGATTAG
- a CDS encoding TRAP transporter fused permease subunit — protein MLDSQDAQSGGEPSAEQQPLPPAEPENTEARKVEPGKFETTRVELPDEPRQLPETIEVDDEERPARELTGLPERIVAAVAFAVALLALWQVFRPLPQGSQFYLVIFLAATLPLVFLAYRSGIRWLDRESGPGPVDYALAVVTLLVCLYPVLPIEIGSGGGGYDAFLDRQALFDPVDIAMGAVLLVLVLEACRRTTGWVLPLVCLVFVAYGYYGGLMPQGWSIAHAGLDFSQVIDALYNSASGFFGTPLDVAATYIVLFTLYGAVLEFSGAAQFFVDLSVSAFRRSRTAAGRTTVASGFLLGTVSGSGTATAVSVGAVTWPILRKAGYPPEQAGGMLAAAGVGAILSPPTLGVAAFIVAEYLDVSYVTVLGWALIPTLLYYLGILLAVEIDARRLGTRPVEVATTSVWRLLGRFGYHFLSLIVIVVLLLIGVSATKSVVYATALAFLLAFLDSKTRARARSPRLLFAALGSGVRSALPVVAVCTAAGVITAMTTKTGLGAQLAALLVKAAGSVSDNHTVILALTVVFAAVALAMLGLAVPVTASFIIGWAIIGPALLELGVPAPAAAMFVFYYSVLSEVTPPTALAAVGAAAITGGKTVPTMWQALKYALPAFLVPVVFVMTSNGESLLGRGPLLGVLWTTVVACLAVAALAIATGGWILGVGPAGKPARVLAALGGLTLLYLEPGAIIAGLVAVGAAVGVTALSRRRTT, from the coding sequence ATGTTGGACTCGCAGGACGCTCAATCGGGGGGCGAGCCGTCCGCTGAGCAACAGCCGCTACCCCCGGCCGAGCCGGAAAACACCGAGGCCCGGAAGGTCGAGCCGGGGAAGTTCGAAACCACCCGCGTCGAATTGCCCGATGAGCCAAGGCAACTCCCGGAGACGATCGAAGTCGACGACGAGGAGCGCCCCGCCCGAGAGCTGACGGGCCTGCCGGAGCGGATCGTGGCCGCCGTCGCGTTCGCAGTGGCGCTGCTCGCGCTGTGGCAGGTGTTCCGCCCGCTACCACAGGGCAGCCAGTTCTATCTGGTGATCTTCCTGGCCGCCACGCTGCCGCTGGTGTTTCTCGCCTATCGGTCCGGGATCCGTTGGCTGGACCGGGAATCCGGGCCGGGACCGGTCGACTATGCGCTGGCCGTGGTGACGCTGCTGGTGTGCCTGTACCCGGTGCTGCCGATCGAGATCGGTTCCGGCGGTGGCGGTTACGACGCTTTCCTGGATCGGCAGGCGCTGTTCGATCCGGTCGATATCGCCATGGGCGCGGTGCTGCTGGTGCTGGTGCTGGAGGCTTGCCGGCGCACCACCGGCTGGGTGCTGCCGCTGGTGTGCCTGGTGTTCGTCGCCTACGGCTATTACGGCGGGCTGATGCCGCAGGGCTGGTCCATCGCGCATGCGGGGCTGGACTTCTCGCAGGTCATCGACGCGCTGTACAACTCGGCGAGCGGATTCTTCGGCACCCCACTGGATGTCGCCGCCACCTACATCGTGCTGTTCACGCTCTACGGCGCGGTGCTCGAATTCTCCGGCGCCGCACAGTTCTTCGTCGACCTGTCGGTGTCGGCGTTCCGGCGCTCCCGGACCGCGGCCGGACGCACCACTGTCGCCTCCGGGTTCCTGCTCGGCACCGTGTCCGGGTCGGGTACCGCGACCGCGGTCAGTGTCGGCGCGGTGACCTGGCCGATCCTGCGCAAAGCCGGGTATCCGCCCGAGCAGGCCGGCGGCATGCTGGCCGCGGCGGGTGTCGGCGCGATCCTGTCGCCGCCGACGCTGGGTGTGGCGGCGTTCATCGTCGCCGAGTATCTCGACGTGTCCTATGTGACCGTGCTCGGCTGGGCACTGATTCCAACGCTGTTGTACTACTTGGGAATTCTGCTCGCCGTGGAGATCGACGCCCGGCGGCTGGGCACCCGGCCGGTGGAGGTCGCGACCACCTCGGTGTGGCGGCTGCTGGGCCGGTTCGGATACCACTTCCTGTCGCTGATCGTGATCGTGGTGCTGCTGCTGATCGGGGTCAGCGCGACCAAGTCGGTGGTGTACGCGACCGCGCTGGCGTTCCTGCTGGCGTTCCTGGATTCCAAGACCCGCGCCCGCGCCCGGTCACCGCGTCTGCTCTTCGCCGCGCTCGGCTCCGGGGTGCGGTCGGCACTGCCGGTGGTCGCGGTGTGTACCGCCGCCGGTGTGATCACCGCGATGACCACCAAGACCGGTCTCGGTGCTCAGCTCGCGGCGCTGCTGGTCAAAGCGGCCGGCTCGGTATCGGACAACCACACCGTAATCCTGGCTCTGACAGTTGTTTTCGCGGCCGTGGCACTGGCCATGCTGGGCTTGGCGGTGCCGGTGACGGCGTCGTTCATCATCGGCTGGGCGATCATCGGGCCCGCGCTGCTGGAACTGGGTGTGCCCGCGCCGGCGGCCGCGATGTTCGTCTTCTACTACTCTGTGCTGTCCGAAGTGACGCCGCCGACCGCGCTCGCCGCTGTCGGCGCGGCCGCGATCACCGGCGGAAAAACCGTGCCGACGATGTGGCAGGCGCTGAAATACGCCCTGCCCGCGTTCCTGGTGCCGGTGGTGTTCGTGATGACCTCGAACGGCGAATCCCTGTTGGGCCGTGGGCCTTTGCTCGGCGTGCTGTGGACGACAGTGGTCGCCTGCCTGGCGGTGGCGGCACTGGCCATCGCGACCGGCGGCTGGATCCTGGGCGTCGGACCGGCGGGGAAACCCGCCCGCGTGCTCGCCGCACTCGGTGGGCTTACGCTGCTGTACCTGGAGCCCGGTGCGATCATCGCCGGGCTGGTCGCGGTCGGCGCGGCCGTAGGGGTCACTGCCCTGTCACGAAGGAGGACGACATGA
- a CDS encoding aminotransferase class V-fold PLP-dependent enzyme, which yields MSLAPAEFAPETVYLNTASHGLPPARALAALREVQDQWAAGRGAPMVHDGLVPDIRAAFARLLDGAQADHIGLGSTVSGLIGPVAAALPAGAEVLVVEGEFASVTMPFLFRGDLAVRTVPLERLAAEVRPETALVAVSVVQSADGRIADTALLREATRANGAKLLLDATQAAGWLPLRFDDADYWVCATFKWLIGARSVAFFAAAPEAAEGLRPIGPGWYAAEDRWAELYTPVALASTARRFDQTPDWLGVVAAASALELLEELTVEKVHAHNLGLADRFRAGVVDLGYQPLQQPSAIVTVPGAGDAANRLEKAEVIASARAGGLRFSFHLFNTESDVDRALGALGER from the coding sequence ATGTCCCTAGCTCCCGCCGAATTCGCGCCCGAAACCGTCTACCTCAATACCGCCTCGCATGGCCTGCCGCCCGCCCGCGCGCTGGCCGCGTTGCGGGAAGTACAGGACCAATGGGCTGCCGGCCGGGGTGCGCCCATGGTGCACGACGGTCTGGTGCCGGATATCCGTGCGGCCTTCGCCCGGCTGCTCGACGGGGCGCAGGCCGACCACATCGGCCTGGGCAGCACGGTTTCCGGGCTCATCGGGCCCGTCGCCGCGGCGCTGCCCGCCGGTGCGGAAGTGCTTGTCGTAGAAGGCGAATTCGCGTCGGTGACGATGCCGTTCCTGTTCCGCGGCGATCTCGCGGTGCGGACCGTCCCGTTGGAGCGGCTGGCCGCAGAGGTGCGCCCGGAGACGGCACTGGTCGCGGTCAGCGTGGTGCAATCCGCGGACGGCCGGATCGCGGATACCGCGCTGCTGCGCGAGGCCACCCGGGCCAATGGGGCGAAACTCCTGCTCGACGCCACCCAGGCGGCGGGCTGGTTGCCGTTGCGCTTCGACGACGCCGACTACTGGGTGTGCGCGACGTTCAAATGGCTGATCGGCGCGCGCAGTGTCGCGTTCTTCGCCGCGGCCCCGGAGGCCGCCGAGGGGCTGCGGCCGATCGGCCCCGGCTGGTACGCCGCCGAGGACCGCTGGGCCGAGCTGTACACCCCCGTCGCATTGGCCTCCACCGCAAGGCGTTTCGATCAGACTCCGGACTGGCTGGGCGTGGTCGCCGCCGCCTCGGCGCTGGAATTGCTCGAGGAGCTGACCGTGGAGAAGGTCCACGCGCACAATCTCGGCCTCGCCGACCGTTTCCGCGCCGGCGTGGTCGACCTCGGATACCAGCCGCTGCAACAGCCGTCGGCGATCGTCACCGTCCCCGGCGCCGGCGACGCCGCAAACCGCCTGGAGAAAGCAGAGGTCATCGCCTCCGCCCGCGCCGGCGGCCTCCGCTTCTCCTTCCACCTCTTCAACACCGAATCCGACGTCGACCGCGCCCTCGGCGCACTCGGCGAACGCTGA
- a CDS encoding nuclear transport factor 2 family protein encodes MDLAALEAVRQLKYRYFRTLDLKQWDEFADTLAVDAEGRYGTHALGKALVFDGRDAITDFMRQNLGPTVNTTHVANHPEIDIDGETATGSWLFEDTVIATEYGVLIRGSGYYTDRYRLDSDGRWRITATSYQRIYESSQALADTPSFQLLTNRWATAGTD; translated from the coding sequence ATGGATCTCGCCGCCCTGGAAGCTGTCCGTCAGCTGAAGTACCGCTACTTTCGCACGCTCGATCTGAAGCAATGGGACGAGTTCGCCGACACCCTCGCCGTGGACGCCGAGGGTCGTTACGGCACACACGCTCTCGGCAAGGCATTGGTCTTCGACGGGCGCGACGCGATCACCGATTTCATGCGGCAGAATCTCGGCCCGACGGTCAACACCACACATGTGGCGAACCACCCCGAGATCGACATCGACGGCGAAACCGCCACCGGCTCCTGGCTTTTCGAGGACACCGTGATCGCCACCGAATACGGCGTCCTGATCCGCGGTTCGGGCTACTACACCGACCGCTACCGCCTGGACTCCGACGGCCGCTGGCGCATCACCGCCACCAGTTACCAGCGCATCTACGAATCCTCCCAGGCACTCGCCGACACACCGAGTTTCCAGCTCCTGACGAACAGGTGGGCCACCGCAGGAACCGACTGA